In the genome of Carassius gibelio isolate Cgi1373 ecotype wild population from Czech Republic chromosome A25, carGib1.2-hapl.c, whole genome shotgun sequence, the window TTCCAATCACTGACAGAAGAGAGGCTACACAAGGTCCTAAAGATGGCAGCCGCACCAAAAATATCACGTGACTGACACCCATAAACAGTGTGTTGCTGCATAGCTCCGCATTCGTGTGTTTCAAGTAGGTCCTGTAAGCGATTGTAAGCTTATTTCTGTACTTTCCTGCTCTCCATAAGCTCGGCTGTGCTGCGTGTAGAATTGGAAAGTCGTAAACATGTCAGGAAGAGGTAAAGGAGGTAAGGGACTCGGGAAAGGAGGCGCTAAGCGTCACAGGAAGGTTCTTCGGGATAACATCCAGGGCATCACCAAACCCGCCATCCGTCGTCTCGCTCGCCGCGGCGGGGTCAAGCGTATCTCCGGTCTGATCTACGAGGAGACCCGCGGTGTGCTGAAGGTGTTCTTGGAGAACGTGATCCGCGATGCCGTGACCTACACCGAGCACGCCAAGAGAAAGACCGTCACCGCCATGGACGTCGTGTACGCGCTGAAGCGACAGGGACGCACTCTGTACGGCTTCGGAGGATAAACTCATCTGTACACTCACAAACTCCcaacggctcttttaagagccacccataGTTTCAGAAAAAGCTGTTTTCATAATAGTCTCTgaattttgtaagaaaaataaaagcacacCGAGTTCTTCGATTaaatttttcataaagaaaaagttTTGGCACACTAAAATAT includes:
- the LOC127947199 gene encoding histone H4, which codes for MSGRGKGGKGLGKGGAKRHRKVLRDNIQGITKPAIRRLARRGGVKRISGLIYEETRGVLKVFLENVIRDAVTYTEHAKRKTVTAMDVVYALKRQGRTLYGFGG